DNA from Granulicella arctica:
CCGCGGTCAAAATCGTCATCGCCGCGCCCTCCGCCAGGTGCGCCTCGCAGATCGCCTCGATCGTCTCCGGCCGGATCAGCGGAACGTCCCCGGAGAGTACCAGCAGATGCTCCGGGACGGTATCCCCACCCATCGCAAAGTAAGCCTTCACCATCTGGAGCGCATGGCCGGTCCCGCGCTGTTCGGCTTGCAGGACAAACTTCACTCCGGTCGCGGCCACCGCAGCCTTTACCCGCTCCGACTCATGTCCCACGATGCAGTAGATCCGATCCGCTGGAACCACCTGCTTTGCCGCTGCGATGACATGTTCGAGCAGCGCCCGCCCGCCGATCTCGTGCAGTACCTTTGGCCGCCTGCTCTTCAGCCGGGTGCCCTTGCCCGCCGCCATAATTGCAATCGCAAATCCCGCAGTATCCATAACTCCAGATTTTCTCACGCGGAGACAGGAGCTCAATGTTCCACGTGGAACATCCCAAAAGGTTCCACGTGGAACATTTCTACCTCTTCGGCATCGGCGGAATCGAGATATCCAACGTCGTCACCTTCCCCAATGCGCTCAAAGGAGGGGTAAACTGCGTTGCATTGCCTACAACGATGGTTGCCAGCTTCGACTCATCTATATATTTGTTCGCCACGCGAGCCACATCGGCGGAGGTCACCTTGGTGATTCCGGCCTGGTATCGCTCCAGAAAGTCCGGCGGATAGCCGAAGAATGCCAGCGTCACCTGTTCGTTCAGCACCTTGTCCGGCGAGTCGTAGTTGAAGATGAAGCTGTTCAGTACCTGCTCCTTCGCCTTTCGCAGCTCGTCCGGAGAAGGGGGAACGGTCTTCAGGCGACCGATCTCGGCCATCATCGCCTTCGTGGCCTCGACCGTGCTCTCGCTCTTCGTCCCAGCGCCGACGTAGAACACCCCGGGATGATCATAGGACGCCCCAAAGCTGCCGCTTACGTCATAAGCGAGTCCGAGTTTCGTCCGCACGTTCTGCACTACGCGCGATCCGAAGCCGCCGGAGAAGACCTCATTCATCACGCTCAGCGCGTAGTAGTCTGGATTGTCTTCTCTCGTTCCCAGGCCGACGATGTAGACATTCGACTGGTCGACATCCGGTTTATCGGCGAAGTAGATGCCTGGTTTCGGATCTGAAAATGTAATTTTATTAGTGACAAATGGAGTGCCCTTAGCCAGCGGCTCGAACGCCGCTCGCAGTTTTGCCTCCATCGCTGTCGGATCGAAGTCGCCCGACACCGCGACGATCATATTGTTCGGGACGACCGTCTTCTCGTGCCACGCCTTCAGGTCGTCGAGCGCCACGGCCTGGACTGTGGTGTACTCCGTCTCGCGTGCATAGGGGTTATCAGCTCCATAGACCAGCTTGAGAGCCTCACGGATCGCGATCCCGGAGGCATCGTCGTTGCGTCGTGCGATGCCCGCCTCCATCCGTCGCTTCGCCAGTTGCAGCTTGTCCTGTTTGAAGTCGGGATGCAGCAGAAGCTGTGTGGCGATGTCGAAGACGTTGTCGAAGTCGCCCTTGAGGCTCGACCAATGCACTGTTGTGGTGGCTTGTCCGCCGCTGGTCTCGACCGTAGCGGCCTTCGCGTCGAGCTGGTCGTCTAGCTTGTCGCCGTTTACTGCTGCTGTACCGCTCGTCCGCCACGTGCTTCCATAGAGCGAGACGAGGCCGGTCTTGTCTGCCGGCTGATCCCGGCTGCCACCACGGATCAGAATGCGCCCGTTGATGAACGGGAGCTCGTGGTCTTCCTGAAGGAAGATAATCAGGCCATTCGCCAGCTCAATGCGCTTCGGCTGGACCGGCTTGAACGCATGAAGTGGAGGAATCGGAATCTGCTTCCACGACTGCGAGGATGCGACATGCGTGGACCCCTCATGGGCCGGAGCAGCCTGCGCAAACCCGCTTGCGGCTATTCCAAACCCCAGTCCAACGGTCATCAACTTCTTCATTGTGAAAGTTGTCATTTCGCACCTCCTGCGTTCTGCGGAGCAGGTGTTGCGGTGGCCGTCTCAATCCTCGCGCTCGTCCGGTTGCTCTCTACAAATGTTTTGTTTGCGACGCGGCGGATGTCTGCCTTCGTCACCTTGTCGATCTTGTCCAGATCAAGGAACATCTGCCGCCAGTCGCCGAAGCGTGTCTGGTATTCGGCAAGAGTATGGGCGAGCCCGTCGTTGTCTCCCAGGCCGCGCAGCATGTCTGCCTTGGCGCGGGTCTTGTAGCGTTCCAGCTCGGCGTCCGATACGTCTTCGTTCTTCAGCTTGTCCAGCTCCTTTTCGATGGCGGCTCGCATCTCGTCGTCTGTATGACCGGGCAAGGGAACAGCGTAGACCGCGAACAGCCCAGGGTACTTCTCGCCCGGATAGCCGCTGAATCCGGCGGCGGTCTGCGCAATCCTCTGATCGCGCACCAGACTGCGATAGAGGCGCGCCGTTCTCCCGTTCGAGAAGATGTCCGCGATGGCGTCATATACAGCGTCGTCGGGGTCGCGATAGTCCGGCTTGTGGTAGCCCTCTATATAGAAGGGCTGGGAGGGATCGTGGATGACGACGCTCTTCTCCGCCATCTGCGGTGGCTCGATGGTCGTCATCGGCTCGGGCTTTGGACCGGCCGGGATGGGAGCGAAGTACTTCTCGAGGATCGGCATCGCCGTGCTCGCTTTTACATCTCCGACGACCGCGATGACGATGTTCGACGGCACGTAATACTTCTTGTGAAAGGCCTCTGCCTCGGTCGCGGTTACCTGGCTGATCTCGCTCTCCCAGCCGACGCCGCTACGCCCGTAGGGGTGGGCGACGTAGGCGGTGGCGAGGAACTGCTCCAACATGCGGCCAACGGGGGACGAGTCGATGCGCATCCGGCGTTCTTCCTGGACGACGTCGCGCTCCTTATAGAACTCGCGCTCTACCGGATGCCCGATCCGCTGGCTTTCGAGGTAGGCCCAAAGCTGCAATCGGTTCGAGGGCATGCTCCAAAAGTACTGTGTCGAGTCTTCCGAGGTGGAAGCGTTGATGTCCACCGCGCCGTTTTCTTCTGCGATCTCGGAGAACTGGTTCGGGATGACATACTTTTGTGCCGCTGCCTGTGCGTCTCCGAAG
Protein-coding regions in this window:
- a CDS encoding M16 family metallopeptidase, whose translation is MTTFTMKKLMTVGLGFGIAASGFAQAAPAHEGSTHVASSQSWKQIPIPPLHAFKPVQPKRIELANGLIIFLQEDHELPFINGRILIRGGSRDQPADKTGLVSLYGSTWRTSGTAAVNGDKLDDQLDAKAATVETSGGQATTTVHWSSLKGDFDNVFDIATQLLLHPDFKQDKLQLAKRRMEAGIARRNDDASGIAIREALKLVYGADNPYARETEYTTVQAVALDDLKAWHEKTVVPNNMIVAVSGDFDPTAMEAKLRAAFEPLAKGTPFVTNKITFSDPKPGIYFADKPDVDQSNVYIVGLGTREDNPDYYALSVMNEVFSGGFGSRVVQNVRTKLGLAYDVSGSFGASYDHPGVFYVGAGTKSESTVEATKAMMAEIGRLKTVPPSPDELRKAKEQVLNSFIFNYDSPDKVLNEQVTLAFFGYPPDFLERYQAGITKVTSADVARVANKYIDESKLATIVVGNATQFTPPLSALGKVTTLDISIPPMPKR
- a CDS encoding M16 family metallopeptidase — protein: MRRGLAWMATVLVVGVSYAAIAQDLASFEKRTTVKVLPNGLTLIVCERPEAPVFSFYTEVDAGSADDPQGASGLAHMFEHMAFKGSTEVGTTNYPAEKIALAKVEVAYAAYDAEFRKRVGKDPAKLASLKKDFGDAQAAAQKYVIPNQFSEIAEENGAVDINASTSEDSTQYFWSMPSNRLQLWAYLESQRIGHPVEREFYKERDVVQEERRMRIDSSPVGRMLEQFLATAYVAHPYGRSGVGWESEISQVTATEAEAFHKKYYVPSNIVIAVVGDVKASTAMPILEKYFAPIPAGPKPEPMTTIEPPQMAEKSVVIHDPSQPFYIEGYHKPDYRDPDDAVYDAIADIFSNGRTARLYRSLVRDQRIAQTAAGFSGYPGEKYPGLFAVYAVPLPGHTDDEMRAAIEKELDKLKNEDVSDAELERYKTRAKADMLRGLGDNDGLAHTLAEYQTRFGDWRQMFLDLDKIDKVTKADIRRVANKTFVESNRTSARIETATATPAPQNAGGAK